One segment of Chryseobacterium turcicum DNA contains the following:
- a CDS encoding very short patch repair endonuclease — translation MDVYTPAQRSKNMRAIKATGTKDEVRLAKALWSLGYRYRKNNKSVFGKPDITFKKYNLAIFVDSEFFHGKDWETEKHRIKSNVEFWHKKIERNLQRDKEVNIYLVQNGWTVLRFWSKDVKKHLDDCTQKIVSIIDSNK, via the coding sequence ATGGATGTCTATACTCCTGCGCAACGTTCAAAAAATATGCGCGCAATTAAAGCAACAGGAACTAAAGACGAAGTTCGTTTAGCAAAAGCTTTATGGAGCTTAGGATATCGATATAGAAAAAATAATAAAAGTGTATTTGGAAAGCCTGATATTACTTTCAAAAAATACAATTTAGCAATTTTCGTTGACAGTGAATTTTTTCATGGTAAAGATTGGGAGACTGAAAAGCATAGAATTAAATCTAATGTCGAGTTCTGGCATAAGAAAATTGAACGAAATCTTCAAAGAGACAAGGAGGTAAATATTTATCTTGTTCAAAATGGATGGACAGTTTTGAGATTTTGGAGCAAAGATGTAAAAAAGCATTTAGATGACTGTACTCAAAAAATAGTTTCAATTATTGATTCTAATAAATAG
- a CDS encoding T9SS type A sorting domain-containing protein — MKNKINLLITSVLMLFSNVLYCNSINQKFTNQNFKMFFSCGSEDFENIPTSSSSFETNSWVNNNITWTASDSRTDQTINSKAIVIRNGSLASSITTGGIKSLTVTTQLKFAGNPGNLILEINDIQVGTIPFNSGVVTTTIDNINIAGNINIKLVNPNTGQRVAIDDLSWTCYSNLGISEISKVAQLSIYPNPIKNGEYLYLNKNVNEILIYNSEGRLIKKSNLNSNSMLIDNLLKGVYFLKTENTTHKLIVN, encoded by the coding sequence ATGAAAAACAAAATCAATTTACTTATTACCAGTGTATTAATGCTTTTTTCTAATGTGCTTTACTGCAATTCAATCAATCAGAAATTTACTAATCAGAATTTTAAAATGTTCTTTTCTTGCGGATCGGAAGATTTTGAAAATATTCCTACAAGCTCCAGTTCTTTTGAAACAAACAGCTGGGTAAATAATAATATTACATGGACGGCTTCGGACTCCAGAACCGATCAGACAATTAATAGCAAAGCTATTGTTATCAGAAATGGTAGTCTTGCGAGTTCTATTACTACAGGAGGAATTAAAAGTCTTACTGTTACTACACAATTGAAATTTGCAGGAAATCCGGGAAATCTTATTCTGGAAATTAATGATATCCAGGTAGGAACAATACCTTTTAATTCTGGAGTTGTGACAACGACAATTGATAATATAAATATTGCGGGAAATATCAATATTAAGCTTGTAAATCCTAATACGGGGCAGAGGGTTGCTATTGATGATCTTTCCTGGACTTGCTATTCAAATTTGGGAATTAGTGAAATTAGTAAGGTGGCTCAGCTTTCAATTTATCCTAATCCAATTAAAAATGGTGAATATCTGTATCTTAATAAAAATGTAAATGAAATTCTTATTTATAATAGTGAAGGAAGGCTGATTAAGAAATCAAACTTAAATAGCAATTCAATGCTAATTGATAATCTACTGAAAGGTGTCTATTTTCTTAAAACAGAAAATACGACCCATAAACTAATAGTTAATTAA
- a CDS encoding endonuclease domain-containing protein, producing the protein MGKALTVQEIQNRIDKKTPNRFRVDDTFKSERRIKVKAFCFKHKKPFSQDLTNFLHENDACLDCGRERKREKEKPGKIKRFQEKINSNKQYEGLYFIRDIIYNDDEERTYAHVECIKHGLLEENIFRTKDLHRRKPCKICQGLRPPRKTDEEIILEIKDKIQNFENFPIHKIEREEGRIFIFFSCKTHINQRIKRKQFDVIQSKTNTIPCDKCRSLFLKKLKIKHTGEEFCQEGKKLHPEYLYNLEDIKKAIMIDFKKIPVICPKHGVFHTNYNRHIYAGEGFCKICKSNSYYEKVIEELLDKKYKVEFKHNDPVFQDLKNRKTLIIDFYIEKYKLIIEYDGMHHFKVKPGYNDLKKFIEGVKRDHKKNLYAKKNEINILRITYWDRKNIEKLLDKYFLEIESNERLFKIHYMPVIVFKRIKMIKIRRKKYGSVKKIFLGNRTKPYFLSDLDKGDQQEK; encoded by the coding sequence ATGGGAAAAGCACTCACAGTTCAAGAAATACAAAATAGAATTGATAAAAAGACACCAAATAGATTTCGAGTGGATGATACTTTTAAATCGGAAAGGCGAATAAAGGTAAAAGCTTTTTGTTTTAAGCATAAAAAGCCTTTTTCACAAGACTTAACTAATTTTCTCCATGAAAATGATGCTTGTCTGGATTGTGGAAGAGAAAGAAAAAGAGAAAAGGAGAAACCCGGGAAAATAAAAAGGTTTCAAGAAAAAATTAATAGTAATAAACAGTATGAAGGTTTGTACTTTATTCGGGATATAATTTACAATGATGATGAAGAAAGAACCTATGCTCATGTTGAGTGTATTAAGCATGGTTTACTAGAAGAAAACATATTTAGAACAAAAGATCTGCATAGAAGAAAACCGTGTAAAATATGTCAAGGGTTAAGACCTCCTAGAAAAACTGATGAAGAAATAATTTTAGAAATAAAAGATAAAATTCAAAATTTTGAAAATTTCCCCATTCATAAAATTGAAAGAGAAGAAGGTAGAATATTTATTTTCTTTAGTTGTAAAACCCACATAAATCAACGAATAAAACGTAAACAATTTGATGTTATTCAAAGTAAAACAAATACAATTCCTTGTGATAAATGTAGAAGTTTATTTTTAAAAAAATTAAAAATAAAACATACTGGAGAAGAATTTTGTCAAGAGGGCAAAAAATTGCACCCTGAATATTTATATAATCTTGAAGATATCAAAAAAGCAATAATGATTGATTTTAAGAAAATTCCTGTAATATGCCCGAAGCATGGTGTTTTTCACACTAACTATAATCGTCATATATATGCAGGAGAAGGATTTTGCAAGATATGTAAAAGTAATTCTTATTATGAAAAAGTGATAGAAGAGTTATTAGATAAAAAATACAAAGTCGAATTTAAACATAATGATCCTGTTTTTCAAGATTTAAAAAATAGAAAGACATTAATTATTGATTTTTATATCGAAAAATATAAGCTGATTATTGAATATGATGGAATGCATCACTTTAAAGTAAAACCTGGATATAATGATTTGAAAAAATTTATTGAAGGTGTTAAGAGAGATCACAAAAAGAATTTATATGCAAAGAAAAATGAAATTAATATTCTAAGAATTACCTATTGGGATAGGAAAAATATTGAAAAATTATTAGATAAATATTTTTTAGAAATCGAATCCAATGAGAGGCTATTTAAAATTCATTATATGCCAGTTATCGTTTTTAAGAGAATTAAAATGATTAAAATAAGAAGGAAAAAATATGGAAGTGTAAAAAAAATATTTCTCGGAAATAGAACGAAACCATATTTTTTATCCGATCTGGATAAAGGAGATCAACAAGAAAAATAA